A genome region from Candidatus Manganitrophus noduliformans includes the following:
- a CDS encoding prepilin peptidase, giving the protein MLEAVVFVVGLLIGSFINVCIYRVPRKESIVFPASHCTSCEQPIRPYDNIPLVSFLFLRGRCRSCRAPISWRYPLVELVHGLGYLFILHQFGPSFAAVIYALFFSSLMAVTFIDLSHQIVPDVITLPGMVLGLLAASTVLPPGPINSLIGLFLGGGLFYLVAVLSIALLKKEGMGGGDIKLIAMIGAFLGWKGMLLTIFLAALSGSVIGLFLVLVRGQNRAEPIPFGPFLALGAMVSLFWGPEILQWYLLLGRT; this is encoded by the coding sequence ATGTTGGAAGCCGTTGTTTTTGTTGTCGGATTGCTCATCGGCAGTTTTATTAATGTCTGCATCTATCGCGTACCGAGAAAAGAATCGATCGTTTTCCCTGCTTCCCACTGCACTTCTTGTGAGCAACCGATCCGGCCTTATGACAACATTCCCCTCGTGAGCTTCCTCTTTTTGAGGGGACGCTGCCGATCCTGCCGGGCGCCGATCTCTTGGCGTTATCCATTGGTGGAATTGGTCCACGGCCTTGGCTACCTCTTTATCCTGCATCAATTCGGTCCCTCTTTCGCGGCAGTCATTTATGCGCTCTTTTTCTCCTCTTTAATGGCGGTGACCTTCATCGACCTTTCTCATCAAATTGTACCCGATGTCATCACCCTTCCCGGGATGGTCCTCGGCCTTCTCGCCGCCTCGACGGTGCTCCCCCCCGGTCCGATCAATTCGCTCATCGGCCTTTTTCTGGGCGGAGGCCTTTTTTACCTGGTGGCGGTTTTGTCGATCGCGCTCTTGAAGAAAGAGGGGATGGGGGGAGGCGATATCAAGTTGATTGCGATGATCGGGGCTTTTCTCGGCTGGAAGGGAATGCTCCTGACGATCTTCTTGGCCGCGTTGTCCGGCTCGGTCATCGGCCTGTTCCTGGTTCTCGTTCGAGGGCAGAACCGCGCGGAGCCGATCCCCTTCGGTCCGTTCCTGGCGCTGGGAGCGATGGTCAGCCTTTTCTGGGGGCCGGAAATCCTTCAATGGTATTTACTCCTCGGCCGGACGTAA
- a CDS encoding PilW family protein, translated as MCRISQNEEGATLIELLFSSIILIVVTASFYRLLLAFYQNYQNQEEIAEMQQQARVAADLLSREIEVAGYDPTGSLFPPEGLPNENKLTKAMSRVGCERRAHPAERILEATPVVFHFLADLNGNAVLDDSISTRKDIDEDVRYEWVGASGIDSCGIRKAPFTLYRDTGGGGGGQEVAFSIDQFKLVYFDEQGRALPERALSQDERTRVRKIGMTLRARSERRDPNNPSGGGFRMRHITFEVRLRNM; from the coding sequence ATGTGCCGAATCTCGCAGAATGAGGAGGGGGCGACCCTGATCGAGCTGTTGTTCTCTTCGATCATTCTCATCGTCGTGACCGCCTCCTTTTATCGATTGCTTCTTGCATTCTACCAAAACTACCAGAACCAGGAGGAGATCGCGGAGATGCAGCAGCAGGCGCGCGTGGCCGCGGACCTTTTGTCGAGGGAGATCGAGGTGGCCGGATACGATCCGACCGGATCGCTCTTTCCGCCGGAAGGTCTCCCGAACGAAAACAAGCTGACCAAAGCGATGAGTCGGGTTGGTTGTGAACGGAGGGCCCATCCGGCCGAGCGAATTCTGGAGGCGACCCCTGTCGTTTTTCACTTTTTGGCCGACCTGAATGGAAACGCCGTCCTTGATGATTCCATCTCCACACGAAAGGATATCGATGAAGATGTCCGTTATGAATGGGTCGGAGCGAGCGGGATCGATTCCTGCGGGATTCGAAAAGCGCCGTTCACCCTCTACAGGGATACGGGAGGGGGCGGAGGGGGGCAGGAGGTCGCTTTTTCGATCGATCAATTTAAATTGGTCTATTTTGATGAACAGGGGCGGGCTCTTCCCGAACGGGCATTGAGTCAAGACGAGCGGACGCGCGTTCGAAAAATCGGGATGACGCTGCGCGCCCGGTCGGAGCGAAGAGATCCGAACAATCCCTCCGGCGGAGGCTTCCGAATGCGCCACATCACGTTCGAAGTGCGGCTGAGGAATATGTAG
- a CDS encoding sigma-54-dependent transcriptional regulator has product MENILIVEDRESLAQMLSQALTGAGYQVVWAKDGREGIAKIREGKIDLVVTDLKLPHKSGLDVLHAVKEQNTFIPVIVMTAYGSIETAVKAVKEGAYDFIAKPFDPDHLLLQIEKALEKQRLVTENIILKEDFTNQLRFPKIIGKTPAMNQVVEQMRKVAPGKTTVLIGGESGTGKELFARAIHMLSPRQDKTFVAINCAAIPHDLLESELFGHERGAFTGAVGKKIGKFELADKGTIFLDEIGEMDLSLQSKLLRVLEEEEMMRVGGTVEVKIDVRVVAATNRDLMQLIQQKTFREDLYYRLNVFPIVIPPLRDRREDIPALVDHFMSYYSKEMKKEVKKVSPEAMDLLMTHPWTGNVRELQNSIERAIILSDGNELLPEHFGLKTRAPGDFSLRDVSIEGTLQEVSENVTRLVESKMIRKVLNETGGNKTRAAEILQVSYKTLLTKIKDYGLEKGDA; this is encoded by the coding sequence ATGGAAAACATTTTAATCGTCGAAGATCGGGAAAGTCTCGCGCAGATGCTCTCGCAGGCCCTCACGGGGGCCGGCTATCAGGTTGTCTGGGCCAAAGACGGCCGCGAAGGGATCGCCAAAATCAGAGAGGGGAAGATCGACCTGGTTGTGACCGATCTGAAGCTGCCCCATAAAAGCGGCCTCGATGTCCTCCACGCAGTGAAGGAGCAGAACACATTTATCCCGGTCATCGTCATGACCGCCTACGGAAGTATCGAGACGGCGGTCAAGGCGGTGAAAGAGGGCGCTTACGATTTCATCGCCAAGCCGTTTGATCCCGACCACCTTTTGCTCCAAATCGAAAAAGCATTGGAGAAACAGCGCTTGGTGACGGAGAATATCATTCTCAAGGAGGATTTCACCAATCAGCTCCGGTTCCCCAAGATTATCGGAAAGACCCCCGCTATGAACCAGGTGGTGGAGCAGATGCGGAAGGTCGCTCCGGGGAAAACGACGGTTCTCATCGGCGGGGAGAGCGGGACCGGGAAAGAGCTCTTCGCCCGCGCCATCCACATGTTGAGTCCCCGCCAAGACAAGACCTTTGTCGCGATCAATTGCGCCGCCATTCCGCATGACCTTTTGGAAAGCGAGCTCTTCGGCCATGAGCGGGGGGCGTTCACGGGAGCGGTCGGGAAAAAAATCGGAAAGTTCGAACTGGCCGATAAGGGAACGATCTTCCTGGACGAGATCGGGGAGATGGACCTGTCGCTTCAGTCCAAGCTGCTGAGGGTCCTGGAAGAAGAGGAGATGATGCGGGTGGGGGGGACCGTCGAAGTGAAGATCGATGTCCGTGTGGTGGCGGCGACGAATCGTGATCTGATGCAGCTGATTCAGCAAAAGACGTTCAGAGAGGATCTCTACTACCGCCTAAATGTTTTTCCGATCGTCATTCCACCTCTTCGCGACCGCCGCGAGGACATTCCGGCCCTGGTCGATCATTTTATGTCTTATTATTCCAAGGAAATGAAGAAAGAGGTGAAAAAAGTCTCCCCCGAGGCGATGGATCTGTTAATGACCCACCCCTGGACCGGGAACGTCCGAGAGCTGCAGAATTCCATCGAGCGGGCGATTATCCTTAGTGACGGGAACGAACTCCTTCCCGAGCACTTCGGTTTGAAGACCAGGGCGCCCGGCGATTTCTCTCTTCGGGATGTCTCGATCGAAGGGACCCTCCAAGAGGTCAGCGAGAATGTAACGCGCCTGGTGGAATCAAAAATGATTCGAAAAGTTTTAAATGAGACCGGCGGGAATAAAACCCGCGCGGCGGAGATCCTGCAGGTGAGCTATAAAACGCTGCTGACAAAGATCAAAGATTACGGTTTGGAGAAAGGAGATGCATGA
- a CDS encoding ATP-binding protein, whose protein sequence is MLIPTSRPRQIRFFAFLFLGLFLLFLVLFASYRLLQFRAFQSALEASDRERLKLLGDSVQPVLLGSLDQVGKDPAFLYDVAAERNLKRIILADSDGTLLADSHREIKTKEKIPSGKGGAAWRTALAGEIVMETAEEASGEFVGKIWLPLNGRAAQLLVTLPSRTDPKARLLLLFMNVFGVMGAGMFGYYFLRLFMVPSPSYFHGVPENPATETGFVIHTFQGLIQQLKQKELALEQLKGRAEEYAKNVESYNENILQSVTSGVLTFNCERRITTFNATAGMILHLSPEEVLGKSYEAIFGGEEKITRLLQETVDLGKEVAREECEVERSDGRKIWLGLNTSVLRDRNNSTIGATLVFTDLTEMKMLQDQVELKKRLTVMGEMSAWIAHEFRNYMGTILGFSRLLSKKIEPNDPRQEMIKAIMAELSAMERLITELLSYGRKTVIHPVTTPLAPLIEELKEQFVSSGGYPHVRWFLSLKEAPEIAVDPTLIRQAFSNLIQNALEAMEGTGEIHIRISNRPAGMLAVKISDTGLGIAKEHIDKIFLPFYTTKEKGTGLGLALVHKIILAHNGQISVESTEGSGTVFTIHLPLQMSPLKINEP, encoded by the coding sequence GTGCTCATCCCTACAAGCCGACCGCGTCAAATTCGCTTTTTTGCTTTCCTCTTCTTAGGGCTATTCTTATTATTCCTGGTTCTCTTCGCGAGTTATCGCCTTCTGCAATTTCGCGCTTTTCAATCGGCTCTCGAAGCGAGTGATCGGGAACGGCTGAAACTTCTCGGAGATTCGGTTCAGCCGGTCTTATTGGGCTCTCTCGATCAGGTCGGGAAAGACCCCGCCTTTCTTTATGATGTCGCTGCGGAGAGGAACCTCAAGCGGATCATTCTCGCCGATTCCGACGGCACCCTTCTGGCCGATTCTCATCGTGAGATCAAGACGAAGGAGAAGATCCCTTCCGGGAAAGGGGGCGCCGCCTGGCGGACCGCGCTCGCGGGGGAGATCGTCATGGAGACGGCGGAGGAGGCGTCTGGAGAGTTTGTCGGAAAGATATGGCTTCCGTTGAACGGCCGGGCGGCCCAACTCCTCGTGACGCTCCCGTCGAGGACCGATCCAAAGGCCCGCCTGCTTCTTTTGTTTATGAATGTGTTTGGAGTGATGGGCGCCGGAATGTTCGGATATTATTTCCTCCGATTGTTCATGGTCCCTTCGCCCTCGTACTTTCATGGCGTTCCTGAAAACCCCGCCACAGAAACGGGATTCGTCATCCACACGTTTCAGGGTCTGATCCAGCAATTAAAACAGAAAGAGCTAGCGCTGGAGCAGTTGAAGGGAAGGGCGGAAGAGTACGCAAAAAACGTCGAAAGCTATAATGAAAATATTCTTCAGAGCGTCACCAGCGGTGTCTTGACCTTTAATTGCGAACGGAGGATTACCACGTTCAACGCGACGGCGGGGATGATTCTTCATCTCTCTCCCGAGGAGGTCCTCGGGAAGTCGTACGAAGCGATCTTCGGAGGGGAAGAGAAGATCACCCGCCTGCTCCAGGAGACGGTCGATCTGGGAAAAGAGGTGGCGCGCGAAGAGTGTGAGGTGGAACGATCGGACGGAAGGAAAATCTGGCTGGGGCTGAACACTTCCGTCCTTCGGGACCGAAATAATTCGACGATCGGCGCGACCCTGGTTTTCACCGACTTGACCGAAATGAAGATGTTGCAAGACCAGGTGGAGTTGAAGAAACGGCTGACCGTGATGGGGGAAATGTCGGCTTGGATCGCCCATGAATTTAGGAATTATATGGGGACGATCTTGGGCTTCTCCCGGCTCCTTTCCAAGAAGATCGAACCGAACGACCCGCGCCAAGAGATGATCAAAGCGATCATGGCCGAGCTCTCCGCGATGGAGCGGTTGATTACGGAGCTTCTCTCATACGGCCGGAAGACGGTCATCCATCCGGTGACGACCCCCCTTGCCCCGCTTATCGAGGAGTTGAAAGAGCAGTTTGTTTCATCGGGAGGTTATCCCCATGTCCGGTGGTTTCTTTCATTGAAAGAGGCCCCTGAAATCGCCGTTGATCCGACCCTCATTCGGCAGGCCTTTTCCAATTTAATTCAAAATGCCTTGGAGGCGATGGAAGGGACGGGGGAGATCCATATCCGTATTTCGAATCGGCCGGCGGGGATGCTGGCGGTGAAGATCTCCGATACCGGGCTCGGCATTGCCAAGGAACACATCGATAAAATTTTTCTCCCGTTTTATACCACCAAAGAGAAGGGAACCGGTTTGGGGCTGGCCCTGGTCCATAAAATTATCCTGGCGCATAACGGACAAATATCGGTAGAGAGTACGGAGGGGAGCGGAACCGTTTTTACGATCCACCTGCCCCTTCAGATGTCTCCCCTCAAAATCAACGAGCCCTGA
- a CDS encoding pilus assembly PilX N-terminal domain-containing protein, whose translation MKNENGTAIFAALMLLVLATGLGLLAFHVSTGELQISAYAGRALASTYLAESGVEKVLSWVAEPARSPDPPFFAELPTRRCDGERTSPDFQLSEAHMDDHGEGPFAEISERGKIVDLRLYKPSHPEGICTVQSGAVAGKGAAKVVQVEIARNPMPPITAAIQGFGETGVSAPVWGHWGPIRYAGGVRLGPRPERIPTINPILSPHSHPYREEGLNEDPVVEIHIERGITGPPIGRRPNVYENDSAVRLDSFTPNQLTEIKNFIKKRGGYYVVSPSGRLEQNGADRGEFDEVFGNPGGEYALAWIDVLPGYSRSGPIRLGRKNYKGYFYFSGDIQIEDERSQIGMTVQVHAHPWSASHPFPIALDYIRLDGFFFTPGAIELQGPFAAYGAVYAGQGFTGPGAENLQIWYNKDFASAAYSSIPPLIRLKGTWRYIPPDM comes from the coding sequence GTGAAGAATGAAAACGGGACGGCGATTTTTGCCGCCCTCATGCTCCTGGTCCTCGCCACCGGGCTTGGATTACTTGCGTTCCATGTTTCCACAGGGGAGCTTCAGATCTCCGCCTATGCCGGCCGTGCGCTTGCATCGACCTATCTGGCTGAATCGGGGGTGGAGAAGGTTCTCTCCTGGGTGGCCGAACCGGCCCGATCTCCCGATCCGCCGTTTTTCGCCGAACTGCCGACCCGGCGCTGTGACGGGGAGAGGACCTCTCCTGATTTTCAGCTCTCGGAGGCGCACATGGACGATCACGGAGAAGGCCCCTTCGCCGAAATAAGCGAGCGGGGGAAGATCGTCGATCTCCGCCTCTACAAACCGTCTCATCCGGAGGGGATCTGCACGGTTCAAAGCGGGGCGGTCGCCGGGAAAGGGGCGGCGAAGGTCGTCCAGGTCGAGATTGCACGAAATCCGATGCCGCCGATCACGGCGGCGATTCAGGGGTTCGGCGAGACGGGGGTCTCGGCCCCGGTCTGGGGACACTGGGGCCCGATCCGCTATGCCGGAGGGGTTCGATTGGGCCCGCGTCCGGAACGAATTCCGACGATCAATCCGATCCTCTCGCCGCATTCCCATCCTTATAGGGAAGAAGGGTTGAACGAGGATCCGGTCGTGGAGATTCATATTGAAAGGGGGATTACAGGCCCTCCTATCGGCCGGCGTCCCAATGTCTATGAAAACGACAGCGCCGTGCGCCTTGATTCATTCACGCCAAACCAATTAACCGAGATCAAAAATTTCATCAAGAAGCGGGGAGGCTACTATGTCGTCTCCCCGTCGGGCCGCCTGGAGCAAAACGGGGCCGACCGGGGAGAATTCGACGAAGTATTCGGGAACCCTGGAGGTGAATATGCTTTGGCATGGATCGACGTTCTTCCCGGGTACAGCCGCTCGGGGCCGATCCGGTTGGGCCGGAAAAACTATAAGGGATATTTTTATTTTTCCGGAGACATTCAAATTGAAGACGAGCGGTCTCAGATCGGAATGACGGTTCAGGTCCACGCGCATCCATGGTCCGCCTCGCATCCTTTCCCGATTGCGCTCGATTATATCCGGCTTGATGGGTTTTTCTTCACGCCGGGTGCGATTGAGCTGCAAGGGCCCTTCGCGGCTTACGGGGCCGTCTATGCAGGGCAAGGATTCACCGGCCCCGGCGCGGAAAATTTACAAATTTGGTATAACAAAGATTTTGCTTCAGCCGCTTATTCGAGCATCCCCCCGCTGATCCGCCTCAAGGGTACGTGGCGCTATATCCCGCCTGATATGTAA
- a CDS encoding TonB-dependent receptor plug domain-containing protein: protein MKSKIILAALMSLFFTQGVGVAEETEAVGEEILFFEMEARQLTIATKHLQSVREAPAIVAVVTGQEIRNMGARDLLDILRRVPGFGVSINHQGRTEFEIRGIKSQDSERMLLLIDGVSVNELVHGGLATAMMQISVDHIKRIEIIRGPGSALHGSNAFSGVVNVVTKRGADMMGVTVSGGRGSFDTDTFSIEAGKRFADLDAAFFLNYRRTDGPRREVPVDFLGNSGMTDFRIERLDTGFKIGYKDLALNTRLIRLDQGPYLGALFAVNDESDLDTWYYFSDLSYRHGLGQNAHVTIRTYVEHAMEDFYWELLPEGSGPFTDGMIGSPSGKELERGVEAQFDYRLMDSHRLTIGAVTERKRLYDTRHIANFDPLTGAPLGATLDITDDGNYIQDKSREIWAVYLQDDWSVTEEVNLVAGVRHDRYSDFGATTNPRVAAVWRSGTWDAKLMYGTAFMAPTFGSLYFINNPTLLGNPDLDPEEMQTYEASIGYVAGETEGRISYFHNDFDQKIQLQLQPSGASQFVNRGGAIVQGVEIEAKHAFGLLGALYGNYTYQKTEDAETHQALADVAAHKGNVGFDLYFLRHFNANVNLFMIGKRPRAPGDPRKDAPGYALLDATVIAKELMKGLELRMSVHNLLDKAYADPLPAVVPGDLPREGRAVMVEASYLF, encoded by the coding sequence ATGAAATCGAAGATCATTCTTGCGGCGCTGATGTCGTTGTTTTTTACTCAGGGGGTTGGCGTCGCCGAAGAGACCGAAGCGGTGGGAGAGGAGATTCTTTTCTTCGAGATGGAGGCCCGTCAGCTTACCATCGCAACCAAGCATCTCCAATCGGTCCGGGAGGCGCCGGCGATTGTGGCGGTCGTCACCGGGCAAGAGATCCGGAACATGGGGGCGAGAGATCTGCTCGATATCCTCCGCCGGGTTCCCGGGTTCGGCGTATCGATCAACCACCAAGGAAGGACAGAGTTCGAGATCAGAGGAATCAAGAGCCAGGATTCCGAGCGGATGTTGCTCCTCATCGACGGCGTTTCCGTCAATGAGCTCGTTCACGGCGGATTGGCGACGGCGATGATGCAGATTTCGGTCGATCACATCAAACGGATCGAAATCATCCGAGGCCCCGGCTCGGCGCTGCACGGCTCCAACGCTTTCAGCGGGGTGGTCAATGTGGTGACGAAGCGGGGGGCCGACATGATGGGGGTGACGGTGTCCGGAGGACGGGGGAGTTTCGATACAGACACATTCAGCATCGAGGCCGGAAAGCGGTTTGCCGATCTCGACGCGGCCTTCTTCCTGAATTACCGCCGGACGGACGGTCCGAGGCGCGAGGTCCCGGTCGATTTCCTGGGGAATTCGGGGATGACCGATTTCCGGATCGAGCGGCTCGACACCGGGTTCAAGATCGGGTACAAAGACCTTGCGCTCAACACACGGTTGATCCGGTTGGATCAGGGGCCTTACCTGGGGGCCCTCTTCGCCGTCAACGACGAGTCGGACCTCGATACTTGGTACTATTTTTCCGACCTGAGCTACCGACACGGTCTCGGTCAGAACGCCCACGTCACCATCAGGACGTACGTGGAGCATGCGATGGAAGACTTTTATTGGGAACTCCTCCCTGAAGGGAGCGGTCCCTTCACGGATGGGATGATCGGCAGCCCCTCCGGCAAGGAGTTGGAGCGAGGGGTGGAGGCGCAGTTCGACTACCGCCTGATGGACTCCCATCGGCTGACGATCGGCGCCGTCACGGAACGAAAACGGCTCTATGATACCCGACACATCGCCAACTTCGATCCTCTGACCGGCGCCCCCCTCGGCGCGACTTTGGACATCACCGACGATGGAAACTATATTCAGGACAAGTCGAGAGAGATCTGGGCGGTTTATCTTCAGGACGACTGGAGTGTGACCGAGGAGGTCAATTTGGTCGCCGGCGTTCGGCACGACCGCTACTCCGATTTCGGCGCGACGACCAATCCCCGCGTGGCGGCGGTCTGGCGTTCCGGAACGTGGGATGCCAAGCTGATGTACGGAACCGCCTTCATGGCCCCGACTTTCGGTTCGCTTTATTTTATCAACAACCCGACCTTGCTCGGCAATCCCGACCTTGATCCCGAGGAGATGCAGACCTATGAAGCGAGCATCGGTTATGTCGCGGGCGAAACCGAGGGACGGATCAGCTATTTCCATAACGACTTCGATCAAAAAATCCAGCTGCAACTACAGCCTTCCGGAGCATCTCAATTCGTGAACCGGGGCGGGGCGATCGTCCAGGGGGTCGAGATCGAGGCGAAACACGCGTTCGGCCTGCTCGGCGCGCTCTACGGGAACTACACCTATCAAAAGACCGAAGACGCGGAGACCCATCAGGCGCTGGCCGACGTCGCCGCCCACAAGGGGAACGTCGGATTCGATCTTTATTTTCTGAGGCACTTCAACGCCAATGTCAATCTCTTCATGATCGGGAAGAGACCCAGGGCGCCGGGAGACCCCAGAAAAGATGCCCCGGGTTACGCGCTCCTCGATGCGACGGTGATCGCCAAGGAGCTCATGAAGGGGCTGGAGCTTCGAATGTCCGTTCACAACCTCCTCGATAAGGCGTACGCAGATCCGCTTCCCGCCGTGGTTCCGGGGGATCTTCCCCGGGAGGGGAGGGCGGTCATGGTCGAGGCGTCGTATCTGTTTTAG
- a CDS encoding pilus assembly FimT family protein yields MVHLSQKGYTLIETMVVLAITTSLSVVGVASFSNQIAHNHLTDAGRQIISDLRLIRQKVIAEGIAGPIQFHPDGRKYSVPGIGERTLPPQIRFGLREGVPPLPDAVLPDDGISFRENTITFQPNGTITGLGGTVYLTNDSVHHETVAVSVVTTGRVKIRKWNGNAWR; encoded by the coding sequence ATGGTCCACTTATCCCAGAAAGGTTACACCTTGATTGAAACGATGGTGGTGTTGGCGATTACGACCTCTTTATCAGTGGTGGGGGTTGCCTCGTTCTCCAACCAAATTGCGCACAACCATCTGACCGACGCCGGCCGCCAGATCATTTCTGATTTGAGACTGATTCGTCAGAAGGTGATCGCGGAGGGGATTGCCGGCCCGATTCAGTTCCATCCGGACGGTCGAAAATACAGCGTCCCCGGTATAGGGGAGCGGACCCTCCCCCCGCAGATCCGGTTCGGTCTCAGAGAGGGGGTCCCACCTCTACCCGATGCCGTCCTTCCCGACGATGGGATCAGCTTTCGGGAGAATACGATTACTTTCCAGCCGAACGGAACGATCACGGGGCTTGGCGGGACGGTGTACCTGACCAACGATTCGGTCCATCATGAAACGGTTGCGGTCTCCGTCGTCACCACCGGGCGGGTCAAAATTCGAAAGTGGAATGGAAATGCGTGGCGTTGA
- a CDS encoding pilus assembly FimT family protein, with translation MDRRGFTLLEIMVAVAILTILVAIAIPNYQVWVSNQRLRSDLAQLEGDLHAARMAAINRGAAVTVLFNTPAAGQYVLFFDNGAGGGTARDGVRNGSEPYLSKIGMDDSAVQARELSQGISLSLHNLASNALGTPFLLFNGRGIRQLPSGGNPGVELRNAETKKYCTTVTLVGDINVSNAAC, from the coding sequence ATGGACCGAAGAGGATTTACCCTTTTGGAAATCATGGTTGCGGTGGCAATCCTGACGATACTGGTCGCGATTGCGATCCCAAATTATCAGGTCTGGGTCAGCAACCAAAGACTCCGGTCGGATTTGGCGCAACTGGAGGGGGATCTTCACGCGGCTCGGATGGCGGCGATTAATCGGGGCGCCGCGGTGACGGTTCTCTTCAATACCCCGGCCGCCGGTCAGTACGTCCTTTTCTTCGATAACGGAGCAGGTGGAGGGACGGCCCGAGACGGGGTCAGAAACGGATCGGAACCGTATCTCTCGAAAATCGGCATGGACGATTCCGCCGTTCAAGCCAGGGAGCTCTCTCAAGGGATCTCTCTTTCCCTTCACAACTTGGCAAGCAATGCCCTTGGAACTCCGTTTCTTCTTTTCAACGGAAGGGGAATCCGACAGCTCCCATCGGGGGGTAATCCGGGCGTCGAACTGAGGAATGCGGAAACTAAAAAGTACTGTACGACTGTCACGTTGGTGGGGGATATCAATGTCAGCAACGCCGCATGTTAA
- a CDS encoding prepilin-type N-terminal cleavage/methylation domain-containing protein — MSATPHVNARVSGRNRDERGFTLLEVLIAAAILGFGLLAIGTGETITVGTGRTAREISFATASAEDMLERMRRNQANVAAYNGFDTGNAGTRPGSAGMARDDYDAWKAQIEQSPYGLAGGRGTVAVAAGPISTMQQVTVTLTWGARTVAVQTIF; from the coding sequence ATGTCAGCAACGCCGCATGTTAATGCACGGGTAAGCGGAAGGAACAGAGACGAAAGGGGATTTACCCTTCTCGAGGTCTTGATCGCGGCCGCGATACTCGGTTTTGGGCTCCTGGCGATCGGGACCGGTGAGACGATCACTGTCGGAACCGGCCGCACGGCCCGCGAGATCTCCTTCGCGACAGCTTCCGCCGAAGATATGTTGGAGCGGATGAGGCGAAACCAGGCCAATGTCGCCGCTTACAACGGTTTCGATACGGGGAATGCCGGCACCAGGCCGGGCTCGGCCGGCATGGCCCGTGACGACTATGACGCCTGGAAGGCGCAGATTGAACAATCCCCTTATGGACTGGCGGGAGGGAGAGGAACGGTGGCGGTCGCCGCCGGGCCGATCTCGACCATGCAACAGGTGACGGTCACCTTGACGTGGGGCGCTCGGACGGTAGCCGTTCAAACCATTTTCTAG
- a CDS encoding type IV pilus modification PilV family protein, whose protein sequence is MRGVEKDQIGFSLLEVLIAMSILSVGLLGVIGFFEVGFKALRAGNRQGLAVQLAREKMEAFRSADPSLLSGGQDEPEGMARRWTIERSGRDPRIWIVEVQVDWGGGLAPNRTVLLKSFVFH, encoded by the coding sequence ATGCGTGGCGTTGAAAAGGACCAGATCGGCTTCTCGCTCCTTGAGGTTCTCATCGCAATGTCGATCCTGTCGGTCGGGCTGCTCGGCGTGATCGGTTTTTTCGAAGTCGGCTTCAAGGCGCTTCGGGCCGGAAACAGGCAAGGTCTTGCGGTGCAGTTGGCGCGAGAGAAGATGGAAGCGTTTCGCTCCGCCGATCCGTCCCTCCTCTCCGGGGGACAAGATGAACCGGAAGGAATGGCAAGGCGTTGGACGATTGAGCGGAGCGGGAGAGATCCGAGGATCTGGATCGTCGAAGTCCAGGTCGATTGGGGAGGCGGCCTGGCGCCGAACCGGACCGTTTTGCTCAAAAGCTTCGTGTTCCATTAA